From Salvia splendens isolate huo1 chromosome 3, SspV2, whole genome shotgun sequence, a single genomic window includes:
- the LOC121795668 gene encoding E3 ubiquitin-protein ligase RNFT1-like isoform X2: protein MEASGGNSDAYRSSSSSSSSSSSFSNTSNHPRRNGLQISASTLLRSPLSTLLEYTGFIRARANSSDSDSLLNNAGFHNDLANDSAPAPSAGEVSIRIIGSAEHDHDRVATSLHSGPSAESFSRPVSRSPSGASALSSMESQVDLRGDRESVDVATNSTNADGGAEGAEGVGANNRDSSSSYQRYDIQQAARWIEQILPFSLLLLIVFIRQHLQGFCVTIWIAAFMFKSNDIVRKQTALKGERKIMTLIGIVVLYSLHVFGIYWWYRKDDVLYPLLMLPPRTIPPFWNAIFIIMVNDTLVRQAAMVIKCMLLMYYKNSRGRNYRRQGQLLTLVEYLLLLYRALLPAPVWYRFFLNKEYGSLFSSLMTGLYLTFKLTSVVEKVQSFITALKALSRKDIHYGAYATTEQLEICVLFARKRCTLRSFYVASTYFVRTVFLSGLRENVLALYAVHW, encoded by the exons ATGGAAGCGTCCGGTGGAAATTCGGACGCTTACCGAagctcctcttcttcctcttcatcgTCTTCTTCTTTCTCGAACACCTCTAATCATCCCCGAAGAAATGGGCTGCAAATTTCGGCTTCTACCCTTCTCCGCTCTCCCTTGTCCACCTTATTAGAGTACACCGGCTTCATCAGAGCCAGGGCCAACAGTTCCGATTCCGATTCTTTATTGAACAACGCGGGCTTCCACAATGACCTAGCGAATGACTCTGCACCTGCCCCTTCCGCTGGAGAGGTTTCCATTAGGATAATTGGCTCTGCAGAACATGATCACGATAGGGTTGCTACTTCTCTGCATTCGGGGCCATCTGCTGAGTCCTTTTCGAGGCCAGTTTCTAGGTCGCCGTCTGGAGCTTCTGCACTCTCCTCAATGGAGAGTCAGGTTGATCTGCGGGGTGATAGAGAATCTGTGGATGTGGCTACGAACTCGACAAATGCAGATGGTGGTGCAGAAGGTGCTGAGGGAGTTGGCGCCAATAATAGggattcttcttcctcttaCCAGAGATATGATATACAGCAGGCTGCTCGTTGGATCGAGCAGATCCTTCCTTTCTCGTTGCTTCTGTTGATTGTATTCATACGTCAGCACCTCCAAG GATTCTGTGTTACAATTTGGATTGCTGCTTTTATGTTTAAGTCAAATGATATTGTACGGAAGCAGACGGCACTAAAG GGTGAGAGGAAAATAATGACTCTTATTGGCATTGTCGTTCTTTACTCACTTCATGTTTTCGGGATTTACTGGTGGTACCGGAAAGATGATGTGCTCTATCCTTTGCTGATGCTGCCTCCAAGAACCATACCTCCTTTCTGGAATGCGATATTTATTATCATGGTGAATG ATACACTTGTTCGTCAAGCAGCAATGGTCATCAAATGTATGCTCTTGATGTATTACAAAAATAGCAGAGGTCGGAACTACCGTAGGCAG GGTCAATTGTTAACTTTGGTTGAGTACCTGCTGCTCCTTTATCGTGCACTGCTCCCTGCCCCTGTTTGGTACCGTTTCTTCTTGAACAAAGAATACGGGAGCCTTTTCTCGTCGCTTATGACTGGATTGTATTTAACCTTCAAGCTTACTTCTGTTGTTGAGAAG GTCCAATCATTCATCACTGCTCTTAAAGCACTGTCAAGGAAAGACATCCACTATGGTGCTTATGCTACAACTGAACAG CTGGAGATTTGTGTGCTATTTGCCAGGAAAAGATGCACTCTCCGGTCCTTCTACGTTGCAAGCACATATTTTGTGAGGACTGTGTTTCTGAGTG GTTTGAGAGAGAACGTACTTGCCCTCTATGCCGTGCATTGGTGA
- the LOC121795668 gene encoding E3 ubiquitin-protein ligase RNFT1-like isoform X1: protein MEASGGNSDAYRSSSSSSSSSSSFSNTSNHPRRNGLQISASTLLRSPLSTLLEYTGFIRARANSSDSDSLLNNAGFHNDLANDSAPAPSAGEVSIRIIGSAEHDHDRVATSLHSGPSAESFSRPVSRSPSGASALSSMESQVDLRGDRESVDVATNSTNADGGAEGAEGVGANNRDSSSSYQRYDIQQAARWIEQILPFSLLLLIVFIRQHLQGFCVTIWIAAFMFKSNDIVRKQTALKGERKIMTLIGIVVLYSLHVFGIYWWYRKDDVLYPLLMLPPRTIPPFWNAIFIIMVNDTLVRQAAMVIKCMLLMYYKNSRGRNYRRQGQLLTLVEYLLLLYRALLPAPVWYRFFLNKEYGSLFSSLMTGLYLTFKLTSVVEKVQSFITALKALSRKDIHYGAYATTEQVTAAGDLCAICQEKMHSPVLLRCKHIFCEDCVSEWFERERTCPLCRALVKPADLRSFSDGSTCLFFQLF, encoded by the exons ATGGAAGCGTCCGGTGGAAATTCGGACGCTTACCGAagctcctcttcttcctcttcatcgTCTTCTTCTTTCTCGAACACCTCTAATCATCCCCGAAGAAATGGGCTGCAAATTTCGGCTTCTACCCTTCTCCGCTCTCCCTTGTCCACCTTATTAGAGTACACCGGCTTCATCAGAGCCAGGGCCAACAGTTCCGATTCCGATTCTTTATTGAACAACGCGGGCTTCCACAATGACCTAGCGAATGACTCTGCACCTGCCCCTTCCGCTGGAGAGGTTTCCATTAGGATAATTGGCTCTGCAGAACATGATCACGATAGGGTTGCTACTTCTCTGCATTCGGGGCCATCTGCTGAGTCCTTTTCGAGGCCAGTTTCTAGGTCGCCGTCTGGAGCTTCTGCACTCTCCTCAATGGAGAGTCAGGTTGATCTGCGGGGTGATAGAGAATCTGTGGATGTGGCTACGAACTCGACAAATGCAGATGGTGGTGCAGAAGGTGCTGAGGGAGTTGGCGCCAATAATAGggattcttcttcctcttaCCAGAGATATGATATACAGCAGGCTGCTCGTTGGATCGAGCAGATCCTTCCTTTCTCGTTGCTTCTGTTGATTGTATTCATACGTCAGCACCTCCAAG GATTCTGTGTTACAATTTGGATTGCTGCTTTTATGTTTAAGTCAAATGATATTGTACGGAAGCAGACGGCACTAAAG GGTGAGAGGAAAATAATGACTCTTATTGGCATTGTCGTTCTTTACTCACTTCATGTTTTCGGGATTTACTGGTGGTACCGGAAAGATGATGTGCTCTATCCTTTGCTGATGCTGCCTCCAAGAACCATACCTCCTTTCTGGAATGCGATATTTATTATCATGGTGAATG ATACACTTGTTCGTCAAGCAGCAATGGTCATCAAATGTATGCTCTTGATGTATTACAAAAATAGCAGAGGTCGGAACTACCGTAGGCAG GGTCAATTGTTAACTTTGGTTGAGTACCTGCTGCTCCTTTATCGTGCACTGCTCCCTGCCCCTGTTTGGTACCGTTTCTTCTTGAACAAAGAATACGGGAGCCTTTTCTCGTCGCTTATGACTGGATTGTATTTAACCTTCAAGCTTACTTCTGTTGTTGAGAAG GTCCAATCATTCATCACTGCTCTTAAAGCACTGTCAAGGAAAGACATCCACTATGGTGCTTATGCTACAACTGAACAG GTCACTGCAGCTGGAGATTTGTGTGCTATTTGCCAGGAAAAGATGCACTCTCCGGTCCTTCTACGTTGCAAGCACATATTTTGTGAGGACTGTGTTTCTGAGTG GTTTGAGAGAGAACGTACTTGCCCTCTATGCCGTGCATTGGTGAAACCGGCAGATCTTAGATCGTTTAGTGATGGGTCAACTTGTCTATTTTTTCAGTTATTTTAA
- the LOC121795669 gene encoding uncharacterized protein LOC121795669 isoform X2: MRKTLCGSIPKPPASTFRPKTTGRLSNSRVEDRRRVTYLCKEDAAGSTTSKPLILGDISYEDSLMSYVKDLGPTAQMVAMRKLLGQHETKTCHKPKQFKTFRDFAPAGCNPFTKASNTARDGEEAKLEQKRKDKKATAVIKDLNCSSRPVILALENCHSEYKSRNKKSCNVSATPKPVCDEAAPQKPEKKHLPVLSRFTFDLPFFKARLEQINAVEMGLKRKKPGLSIYQ, translated from the exons ATGAGGAAAACTTTATGCGGTTCCATCCCTAAGCCCCCTGCTTCAACATTTCGACCAAAGACCACTG gTAGACTGTCGAATTCTCGAGTAGAAGATAGGAGGAGAGTGACATACTTGTGCAAGGAGGATGCAGCAGGCTCAACCACTTCCAAACCACTGATTCTG GGAGACATTAGCTACGAGGATAGCTTAATGTCGTATGTAAAGGATTTGGGACCAACGGCACAAATGGTTGCAATGCGGAAGCTACTAGGACAGCATGAAACAAAAACTTGTCACAAACCAAAACAATTCAAGACATTCCGCGACTTTGCTCCTGCAGGCTGCAACCCCTTTACCAAAGCTAGCAACACAGCTCGAGATGGGGAAGAAGCAAAGTTGGAACAAAAGAGAAAAGACAAGAAAGCCACAGCCGTTATTAAAGATTTGAATTGTTCATCAAGACCGGTTATACTAGCTTTAGAGAACTGCCATTCTGAATACAAGTCCAGAAACAAGAAAAGCTGCAATGTATCAGCAACTCCCAAACCTGTCTGCGATGAAGCTGCTCCGCAGAAGCCAGAGAAGAAGCATTTGCCAGTATTATCCCGCTTCACTTTCGATCTTCCCTTCTTTAAAGCACGGCTTGAGCAGATTAATGCAGTGGAGATGGGGTTGAAGAGGAAGAAACCGGGGCTCTCGATTTATCAATGA
- the LOC121795669 gene encoding uncharacterized protein LOC121795669 isoform X1, which produces MRKTLCGSIPKPPASTFRPKTTGFYLPLPCLFSMFCKFIPEMNTCVYIYTGRLSNSRVEDRRRVTYLCKEDAAGSTTSKPLILGDISYEDSLMSYVKDLGPTAQMVAMRKLLGQHETKTCHKPKQFKTFRDFAPAGCNPFTKASNTARDGEEAKLEQKRKDKKATAVIKDLNCSSRPVILALENCHSEYKSRNKKSCNVSATPKPVCDEAAPQKPEKKHLPVLSRFTFDLPFFKARLEQINAVEMGLKRKKPGLSIYQ; this is translated from the exons ATGAGGAAAACTTTATGCGGTTCCATCCCTAAGCCCCCTGCTTCAACATTTCGACCAAAGACCACTGGTTTTTATCTTCCTCTTCCCTGTTTATTTTCCATGTTTTGCAAATTCATCCCTGAGATGAATacatgtgtgtatatatatacaggTAGACTGTCGAATTCTCGAGTAGAAGATAGGAGGAGAGTGACATACTTGTGCAAGGAGGATGCAGCAGGCTCAACCACTTCCAAACCACTGATTCTG GGAGACATTAGCTACGAGGATAGCTTAATGTCGTATGTAAAGGATTTGGGACCAACGGCACAAATGGTTGCAATGCGGAAGCTACTAGGACAGCATGAAACAAAAACTTGTCACAAACCAAAACAATTCAAGACATTCCGCGACTTTGCTCCTGCAGGCTGCAACCCCTTTACCAAAGCTAGCAACACAGCTCGAGATGGGGAAGAAGCAAAGTTGGAACAAAAGAGAAAAGACAAGAAAGCCACAGCCGTTATTAAAGATTTGAATTGTTCATCAAGACCGGTTATACTAGCTTTAGAGAACTGCCATTCTGAATACAAGTCCAGAAACAAGAAAAGCTGCAATGTATCAGCAACTCCCAAACCTGTCTGCGATGAAGCTGCTCCGCAGAAGCCAGAGAAGAAGCATTTGCCAGTATTATCCCGCTTCACTTTCGATCTTCCCTTCTTTAAAGCACGGCTTGAGCAGATTAATGCAGTGGAGATGGGGTTGAAGAGGAAGAAACCGGGGCTCTCGATTTATCAATGA
- the LOC121795670 gene encoding bromodomain-containing protein 9-like: MLMDGMLQGAESPQNDGFGEFKRTLEFVHCTLAWLIRVFSMVSVDWRSLKQNQDHDHDGNGVMPAKHTLELVLDTLQRRDTYEIFAQPVDPNQVENYYEIVKEPMDFGTMRAKLHEGMYQNLQQFKVCFALLHVS, encoded by the exons ATGCTGATGGATGGCATGCTGCAGGGTGCTGAGAGTCCCCAAAACGATGGCTTCGGTGAGTTTAAACGTACGCTTGAATTTGTGCACTGCACTCTGGCTTGGCTTATACGTGTGTTTTCGATGGTGTCAGTGGATTGGAGATCTCTCAAGCAAAATCAAGACCATGATCATGATG GCAACGGAGTAATGCCAGCGAAGCACACACTCGAGCTTGTTCTTGATACACTGCAGAG GAGAGATACATATGAGATATTTGCTCAACCAGTTGATCCTAATCAG GTTGAGAATTATTACGAGATCGTTAAAGAGCCTATGGACTTTGGCACAATGAGGGCTAAACTCCATGAAGGGATGTACCAAAATCTTCAACAATTCAAGGTTTGCTTCGCTTTGCTTCATGTTTCATGA
- the LOC121793827 gene encoding uncharacterized protein LOC121793827 yields MDRSNLGDSSSCALCYRILPSDNEADELDDFSVCADCNFLFLEEFETASPSPQVHHRRRGRSRRRFVSSESMESMFSLQFSQIARQDDARSVRSSTMWRRFFSDTESDGFDSLYVDESDSNASFRRYRAVHDSDSDDTPSELDIDPMNAGTFHWNSEDDSSEGEAQPSLLVNWRRQLLSSQLMGTVPLSIRHRIQAHTGGC; encoded by the coding sequence ATGGATCGGAGTAATTTGGGGGATTCCTCCTCTTGTGCTTTATGCTATAGAATTCTTCCATCCGACAATGAGGCTGACGAGCTTGACGATTTTAGCGTCTGCGCTGATTGTAATTTTTTGTTTCTTGAAGAATTTGAGACTGCATCGCCCTCGCCTCAAGTCCACCATAGGAGGAGGGGTCGATCGAGGAGAAGATTCGTCAGTTCTGAGTCCATGGAGAGTATgttctctctccaattttcacAAATCGCAAGGCAAGACGATGCTCGTTCTGTGCGGTCGTCTACAATGTGGAGGAGATTCTTTTCCGATACGGAAAGTGATGGTTTCGATTCTCTCTATGTTGACGAGTCTGACTCCAATGCTAGCTTTCGGAGATATAGGGCTGTCCACGATAGTGACTCTGATGATACCCCAAGTGAGCTAGATATCGACCCCATGAATGCTGGTACGTTCCATTGGAATTCGGAAGATGACAGTAGTGAAGGTGAAGCTCAGCCGAGCCTCTTGGTTAACTGGCGCAGGCAGCTACTGTCCTCTCAACTCATGGGCACAGTTCCACTCAGTATACGCCACCGGATACAAGCACACACTGGTGGGTGTTAA